One Acetobacterium sp. KB-1 DNA segment encodes these proteins:
- the gltB gene encoding glutamate synthase large subunit: MKHTNLPPKQGLYDPTFEHDACGIGAIVHIKGKKSHDIVKQALTTLINLQHRGGRGSEQNTGDGAGILIQIPHQFMEKTARQEGFILPQPGDYGLGMLFMPTDADQRKQCETILEETIKKEGQTLLGWRDVPVDLCDLGKTAIESMPFLKQVFIKKNPAITDSMAFERKLYTIRKQVDKATKKKGLSFYAASFSSRTIVYKGMLTEDQVGQFYQDLKDPDVTTAIAMVHSRFSTNTFPSWERAHPNRYVIHNGEINTLRGNVNWMYARQSLLQSDLFGNELEKTFPVVDVDGSDSSIFDNAFEFLSLTGRSMAHSAMMMIPEPWSKHTTMSPEKKAFYNYHSRMLEPWDGPAAIAFTDGIRLGAVLDRNGLRPSRYYVTKDDLVILSSEVGVLDIPPENILCKERLKPGRMLMIDTEKGEIINDEDLKHSVACQEPYAKWIEEHNITLDTLPVPKTKISSNKETLVQRQKSFGYTYEDLKALIIPMAKDGVDPIGAMGNDIPLAVLSDKSQVLFNYFKQMFAQVTNPPIDALREELITGTEVYLGGEGNLINPLPQSCHQISLDMPILSNEDLEKIRELDDPRIKAVTLSTLFESNTGGDGLEKALEDIFVAADKAIADGNTIIILSDRGVNANMLPIPSALAISGLHHHLINNLTRTRVSLIVESGEPREVHHFAVLIGYGATAINPYLAFETVEDLIDRDLLTDVGYEKAIKTYIKTVSKGVIKVLSKMGISTILSYHGAQIFEAVGINSDVIDKYFTRTPSRIEGIGINEIARESQMRHDEAYHNPFADANALESGGNFQWRADGEYHTYNPEAVYKLQNACRMGDYQTYKEYTALIDEQSQRTCTLRGLMSFKNRQPIAIDEVESVESICTRFKTGAMSYGSLSSEAHESLAIAMNRIGGKSNTGEGGEDPERHIPLHNGDSRLSAIKQVASGRFGVTSHYLSSAKEIQIKMAQGAKPGEGGQLPGRKVYPWVAKTRFSTPGVGLISPPPHHDIYSIEDLAELIHDLKNANREARINVKLVSEVGVGTIAAGVAKAKADVILISGYDGGTGASPRTSIRHAGLPWELGLAETHQTLVLNNLRTRVKVETDGKLLTGKDLAVATLLGAEEYGFATAPLVILGCVMMRVCHLDTCPVGVATQNPKLRERFIGDPGHIVNFMKFIAQELREVMAELGFRTIDEMVGRSDKLEMNRAIDHWKTKGLDFSSILYQPEVPEGGGLYCQIKQNHNIEKSKDLTELLDLCQPALEKAEKVEITTTIKNVNRVVGTIIGNEVSKRYGEAGLPEDTITLNLTGSSGQSLGAFIPKGITIKLEGDANDYFGKGLSGGKMVIYPPKQATFVPEENIIIGNVAFYGATQGEAYIRGAAGERFCVRNSGVTAVVESVGDHGCEYMTGGKVVILGKTGRNFAAGMSGGVAYVLDLDENFCESCNAEMVDLVKITDATERAELKDLITKHRDYTNSLLAQKILDDFDTYAKQFTKVLPRDYKRMLDAMERVKALGLTGDEALMAAFDENNRDLSRVSGN, translated from the coding sequence ATGAAACACACTAATTTACCCCCAAAACAGGGACTTTATGATCCCACTTTTGAACATGATGCCTGTGGCATCGGAGCAATTGTCCATATCAAAGGAAAGAAATCCCACGATATTGTCAAGCAGGCTTTAACAACGCTTATTAATTTACAGCACCGGGGCGGACGGGGCTCCGAACAAAATACCGGTGACGGTGCCGGGATTCTGATCCAGATCCCGCACCAGTTTATGGAAAAAACCGCCCGTCAAGAAGGCTTTATCCTGCCCCAACCCGGGGACTACGGTTTGGGGATGTTATTTATGCCCACCGATGCCGACCAGCGAAAACAGTGCGAAACCATTCTGGAAGAGACGATTAAAAAAGAAGGACAAACCTTGCTGGGCTGGCGGGATGTCCCAGTAGATCTCTGCGACCTGGGAAAAACAGCAATTGAAAGCATGCCGTTTCTTAAACAAGTCTTTATCAAGAAAAATCCGGCAATCACTGATTCCATGGCTTTCGAAAGAAAGCTCTATACCATTCGTAAACAGGTTGACAAGGCAACTAAAAAGAAAGGGCTGTCTTTTTATGCAGCCAGCTTTTCTTCCCGCACGATCGTTTATAAAGGGATGCTGACTGAAGATCAGGTTGGTCAGTTCTACCAGGATCTTAAAGACCCGGATGTCACCACCGCTATTGCCATGGTTCATTCCCGTTTTAGTACCAATACCTTCCCGAGCTGGGAACGGGCCCATCCCAACCGCTACGTGATCCACAATGGTGAGATCAACACCCTCCGGGGCAATGTTAACTGGATGTATGCCCGTCAATCCCTGCTTCAAAGTGATCTCTTTGGCAATGAGTTGGAAAAAACCTTTCCGGTGGTTGATGTCGATGGCAGTGACTCATCCATTTTTGATAACGCCTTCGAATTTTTAAGCTTAACTGGCCGTTCCATGGCCCATAGTGCGATGATGATGATCCCGGAGCCCTGGTCCAAACATACTACCATGAGCCCAGAGAAAAAAGCCTTCTATAATTATCACTCCCGCATGCTGGAACCCTGGGACGGCCCGGCCGCCATCGCTTTCACCGATGGTATTCGACTGGGAGCGGTTCTTGACCGTAATGGTTTGCGACCATCCCGTTATTATGTAACCAAAGATGATCTGGTTATCCTCTCTTCTGAAGTCGGCGTTTTAGATATTCCGCCTGAAAACATTCTCTGTAAGGAGCGTTTAAAGCCTGGTCGAATGTTGATGATCGATACTGAAAAAGGCGAGATCATTAATGATGAAGATCTCAAACATTCCGTTGCATGTCAGGAACCCTATGCCAAATGGATCGAAGAGCATAATATTACTCTGGATACGTTGCCCGTACCAAAAACAAAAATAAGCTCCAATAAAGAAACCCTGGTTCAACGTCAAAAATCATTTGGTTATACCTATGAAGATTTAAAAGCCCTGATTATACCGATGGCCAAAGACGGTGTCGACCCTATTGGGGCCATGGGTAATGATATTCCATTGGCAGTTTTATCGGATAAATCTCAAGTGCTTTTTAATTACTTTAAGCAGATGTTTGCTCAGGTAACCAACCCCCCCATCGATGCCCTTCGGGAAGAACTGATCACAGGTACCGAGGTTTATCTTGGTGGTGAAGGTAATCTGATTAACCCCTTACCGCAAAGTTGTCATCAGATCAGCCTGGACATGCCGATTCTCAGTAATGAAGACTTGGAAAAGATCCGGGAACTGGATGACCCACGGATAAAAGCCGTTACACTTTCAACCTTATTTGAAAGTAACACCGGCGGTGATGGTCTGGAAAAAGCTCTGGAAGATATTTTTGTTGCCGCTGACAAAGCCATTGCCGACGGAAACACCATTATTATCCTTTCTGATCGTGGTGTTAACGCTAATATGCTTCCCATTCCCTCGGCGTTGGCCATCTCCGGTCTCCATCATCATTTAATCAATAATCTAACCCGAACCCGGGTTAGCCTGATTGTAGAATCTGGTGAGCCACGTGAGGTTCATCATTTTGCGGTGCTAATCGGTTATGGCGCCACCGCCATTAACCCTTATTTGGCCTTTGAAACCGTGGAAGATCTGATTGATCGCGACTTGTTAACCGATGTAGGCTATGAAAAAGCCATTAAAACCTATATCAAAACAGTCAGCAAGGGTGTTATCAAGGTGCTTTCTAAAATGGGAATTTCTACCATTTTGAGCTATCATGGGGCCCAGATCTTTGAAGCCGTGGGGATCAACTCAGATGTGATTGACAAATACTTTACCCGCACCCCATCGCGAATCGAAGGAATCGGGATTAATGAAATTGCCCGGGAATCCCAGATGCGTCATGACGAAGCCTACCACAATCCTTTTGCCGATGCCAATGCGCTAGAATCCGGCGGAAATTTCCAATGGCGGGCCGATGGTGAATATCATACCTACAATCCCGAAGCTGTTTATAAACTGCAAAACGCCTGTCGAATGGGCGACTATCAAACGTATAAGGAATACACCGCCCTGATCGATGAACAAAGTCAACGCACCTGTACCTTAAGAGGTCTAATGAGCTTTAAAAACCGTCAGCCGATTGCAATTGATGAGGTTGAATCGGTAGAAAGTATCTGTACCCGTTTTAAAACCGGTGCGATGTCCTATGGCTCTTTAAGCAGCGAGGCCCACGAAAGCCTGGCCATTGCCATGAACCGTATCGGCGGCAAGAGTAATACCGGCGAAGGCGGCGAGGATCCTGAACGCCACATTCCTTTGCACAACGGTGACTCCAGGCTCAGTGCCATTAAACAGGTCGCCTCCGGACGCTTTGGTGTTACCAGCCATTACCTGTCCAGTGCCAAGGAAATTCAAATTAAAATGGCTCAGGGTGCCAAACCGGGAGAAGGCGGTCAACTGCCAGGACGTAAGGTTTATCCCTGGGTCGCCAAAACACGGTTCTCTACACCCGGTGTTGGTCTAATTTCACCACCACCCCACCATGATATCTATTCCATTGAAGATTTGGCGGAACTGATTCATGACTTAAAAAACGCTAATCGGGAAGCCCGAATCAATGTTAAACTGGTTTCTGAAGTCGGCGTTGGCACCATCGCTGCCGGGGTCGCCAAAGCCAAAGCTGATGTCATTCTAATCAGTGGTTATGACGGCGGAACTGGTGCCTCACCGCGAACCAGTATCCGTCATGCCGGTCTGCCCTGGGAACTGGGGCTGGCTGAAACCCACCAAACCCTGGTACTTAACAACTTAAGAACCCGGGTAAAAGTCGAGACTGACGGGAAACTGTTAACTGGTAAAGATTTAGCAGTTGCCACCCTGCTAGGTGCCGAAGAGTATGGCTTTGCTACCGCCCCACTGGTTATTCTTGGTTGTGTAATGATGCGGGTCTGTCATCTGGATACCTGTCCGGTTGGGGTAGCAACTCAAAACCCTAAACTGCGTGAACGGTTTATCGGTGATCCCGGACACATTGTCAATTTCATGAAGTTTATTGCCCAGGAACTCCGGGAAGTTATGGCTGAACTTGGTTTTAGAACCATTGATGAAATGGTCGGCCGCTCCGATAAACTGGAAATGAATCGCGCTATTGATCACTGGAAAACAAAGGGTCTGGATTTCTCCAGTATTTTATATCAGCCAGAAGTTCCCGAAGGCGGCGGTTTATACTGTCAAATCAAACAGAACCACAACATCGAAAAATCCAAGGATCTAACCGAGTTACTGGATCTGTGTCAACCGGCTCTGGAAAAAGCTGAGAAGGTGGAGATCACCACCACCATTAAAAATGTCAATCGGGTCGTTGGTACCATCATTGGTAATGAGGTGTCCAAGCGTTATGGCGAAGCAGGTTTGCCTGAGGATACCATCACGCTTAACCTGACGGGTTCATCGGGCCAAAGTTTAGGGGCCTTTATCCCTAAGGGCATCACCATTAAACTGGAAGGCGATGCCAATGACTATTTCGGCAAAGGCCTATCCGGCGGAAAAATGGTGATCTATCCGCCCAAGCAAGCCACCTTTGTCCCTGAAGAGAACATCATCATTGGAAATGTTGCCTTCTATGGCGCAACCCAGGGTGAAGCCTATATTAGGGGCGCCGCCGGCGAACGTTTCTGCGTTCGTAACAGCGGGGTTACTGCCGTGGTTGAATCAGTGGGGGATCATGGCTGTGAATACATGACCGGCGGAAAGGTTGTCATCCTGGGAAAAACAGGCCGAAACTTCGCGGCCGGGATGTCCGGAGGCGTCGCCTATGTGCTGGATCTGGACGAAAACTTCTGTGAATCCTGTAATGCTGAGATGGTCGATCTGGTTAAAATTACCGATGCCACTGAACGCGCCGAGTTAAAAGATTTAATAACAAAACACCGGGATTACACCAACAGTTTACTGGCACAAAAAATACTTGATGACTTTGATACCTATGCAAAACAGTTTACCAAGGTTTTACCGCGCGATTATAAACGAATGCTGGATGCCATGGAACGGGTTAAAGCCCTTGGTCTTACCGGCGATGAAGCCTTAATGGCAGCTTTTGACGAAAATAACCGGGATCTGTCCCGGGTAAGCGGAAATTAG
- a CDS encoding uroporphyrinogen decarboxylase family protein, with translation MLTKRQNLMEVIKGGNPDRFVNQYEFMDLIMEAPMDLPLAPAPGTRVKNKWGITFDWPADQIGSFPMHDEEHKALKDITDWKNQVKAPSVFYTDEEWAAAEAHAKSVNRNEKFVTAFCAPGIFEMTHHLMSMEDALMALYEEPEAMKELIDYVVDYELAYAKEVVKHIHPDALFHHDDWGSQISSFISPEMFDEFIVPAYKKVYGFWKANGVELIIHHSDSYAANLVPFMIEMGIDIWQGVMTTNNVPELIKKYGEKITFMGDIDSGRVDFPGWTREKIYADTKKACEECGKLYFIPCLSQGLNISSFPGVYEATSDVIDQLSREMF, from the coding sequence ATGTTAACAAAAAGACAAAACTTGATGGAAGTAATAAAGGGTGGAAATCCGGACCGATTTGTCAATCAATACGAATTTATGGATCTAATTATGGAGGCCCCTATGGATCTTCCCCTGGCTCCGGCTCCCGGCACCCGGGTTAAAAACAAATGGGGGATCACCTTTGATTGGCCTGCCGATCAAATCGGTTCCTTTCCGATGCACGATGAAGAACACAAGGCACTAAAAGATATCACAGATTGGAAAAATCAAGTCAAAGCGCCTTCTGTCTTTTATACCGATGAAGAATGGGCCGCCGCCGAAGCGCATGCAAAATCAGTGAATCGAAATGAAAAATTTGTCACCGCCTTTTGCGCCCCAGGGATTTTTGAAATGACCCATCATTTAATGAGCATGGAAGATGCCCTGATGGCCTTATATGAAGAACCCGAAGCAATGAAAGAGCTAATTGATTACGTTGTTGACTATGAGCTGGCTTATGCGAAAGAAGTGGTCAAGCACATTCATCCCGATGCATTATTCCATCATGACGACTGGGGCAGCCAAATTTCTTCTTTTATTTCACCTGAAATGTTTGATGAGTTCATCGTTCCCGCCTACAAGAAGGTCTATGGATTCTGGAAAGCAAATGGTGTCGAACTGATTATTCACCATAGTGACAGCTATGCTGCCAATTTGGTTCCCTTTATGATTGAAATGGGTATTGATATCTGGCAGGGTGTGATGACAACCAACAATGTGCCGGAGCTGATTAAAAAATACGGCGAAAAAATCACCTTTATGGGTGATATCGACAGTGGCCGCGTTGATTTCCCCGGCTGGACCCGAGAAAAAATCTATGCGGATACAAAAAAAGCCTGTGAAGAATGTGGCAAGCTTTATTTTATTCCATGCTTAAGTCAGGGTTTAAACATCAGCTCTTTCCCTGGGGTTTATGAAGCAACCAGCGACGTGATTGACCAGCTCAGTAGGGAAATGTTCTAA
- a CDS encoding corrinoid protein translates to MSKIEEVKAKVEAGKSKLVPGLVQEALDEGSAPGEILQAMVDSMGVVGDKFSSGEIFVPEMLIAAKAMSKGVEVLKPLMAGDGSASLGTCVIGTVAGDLHDIGKNLVSMMIESAGFDMVDLGVDVPADTFVSAVKDNDNVKIVACSGLLTTTMPALKEAVATVKAACPDVKVIVGGAPVTPEYAAEVGADGYAPDAGSAAVKAKELATA, encoded by the coding sequence ATGTCAAAAATTGAAGAAGTCAAAGCAAAGGTCGAAGCAGGAAAGTCTAAATTGGTCCCTGGTCTGGTCCAGGAAGCCCTGGATGAAGGCAGTGCACCAGGTGAAATTCTCCAGGCGATGGTCGATTCCATGGGTGTCGTTGGGGACAAATTCTCTTCTGGCGAAATTTTCGTTCCAGAAATGCTCATCGCTGCTAAAGCCATGTCAAAAGGGGTTGAGGTCTTAAAGCCACTGATGGCCGGCGATGGTTCTGCCTCCCTGGGCACCTGTGTCATCGGTACCGTGGCCGGAGATCTTCACGATATTGGCAAAAATCTGGTCTCGATGATGATCGAAAGTGCCGGATTCGATATGGTTGATCTCGGTGTAGATGTACCAGCCGATACCTTCGTTTCAGCAGTTAAAGATAATGACAATGTGAAAATTGTCGCGTGTTCGGGTCTGCTGACCACAACTATGCCCGCCTTAAAAGAAGCCGTGGCAACCGTTAAAGCGGCTTGCCCGGATGTTAAAGTTATTGTTGGCGGGGCCCCGGTAACGCCGGAATACGCCGCCGAAGTCGGTGCTGACGGTTATGCCCCAGATGCCGGTAGTGCGGCTGTTAAAGCCAAGGAACTGGCCACCGCTTAA
- a CDS encoding TetR/AcrR family transcriptional regulator: MNTRDKIYNTAKRLYLENGYANTPNTMIAKEAGVNLGLVTYYFKTKDIIASDMLNNNYETLYSHLLKYLPTDDELLQLITFFKLHFKLTEIDAHYDRFIYEMNKFDLLEKATRDGNLFELYKTLVNQNDQIKTADKERLCDCAVTASFGVIRALTMKQYEKEILLTKEELFDLCINQMFYSLKFDYNSLFLKSLLSSANCTIDRLLEEYPQLKEVNNYLYIEEAPIVCKQ; encoded by the coding sequence ATGAACACAAGAGACAAAATATATAACACCGCCAAACGGCTCTACCTGGAAAATGGTTACGCCAACACCCCAAACACCATGATTGCCAAAGAAGCTGGTGTCAATCTGGGTTTAGTCACCTATTATTTTAAGACCAAAGATATCATCGCCAGCGACATGCTTAATAATAACTATGAAACACTGTACTCGCATCTGCTTAAATATCTTCCCACTGACGATGAACTGTTGCAATTGATAACTTTTTTTAAGTTACATTTTAAATTAACCGAAATTGACGCACATTACGATCGATTTATTTACGAGATGAACAAATTTGATCTGCTGGAAAAAGCGACCCGAGATGGAAATCTCTTTGAGCTTTATAAAACCTTGGTTAACCAGAACGATCAAATAAAAACAGCGGATAAAGAACGGCTCTGTGATTGTGCGGTAACAGCATCTTTTGGGGTTATTCGAGCATTGACCATGAAGCAGTATGAAAAAGAAATCCTCCTCACAAAAGAAGAACTCTTCGATCTGTGCATCAATCAAATGTTTTATTCCTTGAAATTTGATTACAATAGCCTGTTCCTTAAATCGTTGCTCAGTTCTGCTAACTGCACCATTGATCGATTACTAGAAGAGTATCCCCAACTCAAGGAAGTTAATAATTATTTATATATTGAAGAAGCTCCTATTGTTTGCAAACAATAG
- a CDS encoding IS3 family transposase (programmed frameshift), with amino-acid sequence MSRKRRTWTPEEKAAIVLEILREENTLAEISKKYDVSQQLLSRWKTEFIANMSAVFNKKNEDVDKLKQEHEDEKELLVKKIGELTLDVDWLKKKPNPNLSNEEKRTLIDWKHPFLTIKKQCQLLTLSRSTAYHEPIDVAPSKDEINIKNAIDRIHFEEPAYGVRRIRNELHKLGFHQVGRRLVRRYMMEMDIVCFYPGPNLSKRAKAAKTYPYLLRNLEINQPNQVWSIDITYIGTPNGFVYLTAIIDWYSRYIVGYTISNTLQTDMVTRVIKTAIQTYGAPEIINSDQGSQFTSNAYIDLIKSFKTTKISMDGKGRATDNIAIERFFRSYKWERLYLLYPETVTEVRAMTKEYIAKYNNERGHQRFNYKTPAAVFYENMALAA; translated from the exons ATGAGTAGAAAACGACGAACCTGGACCCCAGAGGAAAAAGCAGCCATCGTGCTGGAAATCCTCAGAGAAGAAAATACGTTAGCCGAGATCTCTAAGAAGTATGATGTATCTCAGCAATTATTAAGCCGCTGGAAAACCGAATTTATCGCCAATATGTCCGCCGTCTTCAATAAGAAAAATGAAGATGTTGACAAACTCAAACAAGAGCATGAAGATGAAAAGGAGCTGCTCGTAAAGAAAATAGGCGAATTAACATTGGATGTCGATTGGCTTAAAAAAAAAC CAAATCCAAATCTCTCAAATGAAGAAAAAAGAACGTTAATTGATTGGAAGCACCCTTTCTTAACCATAAAAAAACAGTGCCAACTTCTGACGCTATCGCGATCAACAGCTTATCATGAACCCATAGATGTTGCGCCATCCAAAGATGAAATCAATATCAAAAACGCCATTGATCGTATTCATTTTGAGGAGCCAGCCTATGGCGTCAGACGAATCAGGAATGAATTGCATAAACTGGGCTTTCATCAAGTAGGCAGGCGTCTTGTCAGGCGTTATATGATGGAAATGGATATTGTTTGTTTCTATCCCGGCCCCAATCTGAGTAAGCGAGCCAAAGCAGCCAAAACTTATCCCTACCTGCTGAGAAATCTTGAAATTAACCAACCGAATCAGGTGTGGTCCATTGACATTACTTATATAGGAACCCCAAATGGATTTGTGTATTTAACCGCTATTATTGACTGGTATTCCCGTTATATTGTGGGATACACCATCAGCAACACCTTGCAAACCGACATGGTCACCCGTGTTATAAAAACCGCCATTCAAACCTATGGTGCACCTGAGATCATTAACAGTGACCAGGGCAGTCAGTTTACGTCAAATGCCTATATTGACCTGATTAAAAGCTTTAAAACGACAAAAATCAGCATGGACGGTAAAGGCCGTGCTACCGACAATATTGCCATTGAACGGTTTTTTCGATCATATAAATGGGAACGCCTGTATTTGCTGTACCCGGAAACCGTCACTGAAGTGAGAGCCATGACAAAGGAATACATCGCTAAATATAACAATGAGCGAGGTCACCAGCGATTCAATTACAAAACACCGGCAGCTGTATTCTATGAAAATATGGCATTGGCTGCCTAA
- a CDS encoding inorganic phosphate transporter encodes MITVSATIILISVIIIGLIFALTNGLHDASSVVATFINCGAASPKQAIAVASFFGLVGAVIGGNLVADAISELIDLPTDTALLTVLFAAVFGATLWNLITWKLGLPSSSTHALVGGIIGAVMVSSGYEHILWGWAELVSEGHQITGIVKVMMALFLSPFIGFMIAFFLEKVTKFILRNARVSINRKINKIQWLVVAGLSYSHGSNDTQKIIGLFTLALAAWSGTAIHTAPLWVRGSGGIVMFLGTLLGGWSIMKTLGRGIFDIKPLHSLNSQLSSVASIFGATLVGAPVSTTHVVVGGIMGVGAGDEYKMVNWGIVKEILVAWCITIPLSAVVSALIYTITTMIFKVI; translated from the coding sequence ATGATAACGGTCAGTGCAACAATCATATTAATTTCAGTTATAATAATCGGGCTTATTTTTGCTTTGACAAATGGGCTTCATGATGCCAGTTCAGTGGTAGCCACCTTTATCAATTGCGGAGCGGCCAGTCCCAAACAGGCAATTGCAGTGGCATCTTTTTTTGGATTGGTCGGAGCAGTGATTGGTGGGAACTTGGTGGCGGATGCTATCTCAGAGTTAATTGATTTGCCAACTGACACCGCCTTATTAACGGTTCTGTTTGCTGCTGTTTTTGGAGCCACCTTATGGAATTTAATTACCTGGAAATTAGGTTTGCCCTCCAGTTCCACCCATGCATTAGTTGGCGGAATAATCGGTGCTGTGATGGTATCATCAGGATACGAACACATTTTGTGGGGATGGGCGGAGCTAGTTAGCGAGGGTCACCAAATTACCGGGATTGTAAAAGTGATGATGGCCTTGTTTTTATCACCGTTTATCGGTTTTATGATTGCGTTTTTTCTGGAAAAAGTGACGAAATTTATTTTGCGAAATGCCAGGGTTTCTATTAACAGGAAGATTAATAAAATACAATGGTTAGTCGTGGCGGGTCTTTCTTATAGCCACGGATCCAATGATACCCAAAAAATTATTGGACTTTTTACGCTGGCTTTGGCCGCGTGGAGCGGAACTGCCATTCACACGGCGCCTCTGTGGGTACGAGGGAGTGGCGGAATTGTCATGTTTCTGGGCACCCTGCTGGGTGGCTGGAGCATTATGAAGACCTTGGGGCGAGGGATTTTTGATATTAAGCCGCTGCATAGCTTAAATTCGCAATTGTCCTCGGTGGCTTCGATTTTCGGAGCAACCCTGGTTGGGGCACCGGTCTCCACCACCCATGTGGTGGTCGGCGGGATTATGGGTGTTGGCGCCGGAGATGAATACAAAATGGTGAATTGGGGAATTGTTAAAGAAATTCTGGTCGCGTGGTGCATCACCATTCCCTTATCAGCAGTAGTATCGGCCCTGATCTATACCATAACAACGATGATTTTTAAGGTTATCTAG
- a CDS encoding DUF47 domain-containing protein, which translates to MEKRNIIDRIFPIKYHFHQMLLMQAQSNASGVEALYNWLNSSADKDSQALLDCVKEADTIRMEMEKNLTEAFVTPFDRGDIYSISVGMNRVLKYAQSTLVSMKTFDVKANDTIISMVEQLKRGVEIFAEAVSDLKKNHGKSEEAVVKMRATHREIEKLYMDGMVFVFAGADPMTAIKKREVYHHIKDASTNLEETVDVLHRIIVRLS; encoded by the coding sequence ATGGAAAAAAGAAATATTATTGATCGGATTTTTCCGATTAAGTATCATTTTCATCAGATGCTGTTGATGCAGGCGCAAAGCAATGCATCCGGGGTGGAAGCCCTGTACAATTGGTTGAATAGTAGTGCCGACAAAGACAGCCAGGCATTGTTGGACTGCGTTAAAGAAGCGGACACCATTCGGATGGAGATGGAAAAAAACCTGACCGAAGCATTTGTTACCCCCTTTGACCGCGGTGATATTTACTCGATATCAGTTGGTATGAATCGAGTTCTAAAATATGCCCAATCAACCCTGGTTTCAATGAAGACCTTTGATGTGAAAGCCAATGATACCATTATCAGTATGGTTGAACAATTAAAAAGAGGGGTAGAAATTTTTGCCGAAGCAGTCAGCGATCTGAAAAAGAATCATGGTAAGTCGGAAGAAGCGGTGGTTAAAATGCGAGCGACCCACCGAGAAATTGAAAAGCTCTACATGGATGGTATGGTGTTTGTATTTGCCGGGGCTGATCCAATGACAGCGATAAAAAAACGCGAAGTCTATCATCATATCAAAGATGCGTCAACAAACCTGGAGGAAACGGTGGATGTGTTGCACCGGATTATTGTCCGATTGTCCTAG